The following is a genomic window from Hydrogenobaculum sp. Y04AAS1.
CAAAAGAGTTGTATCAAAAACTAAGAGAACACATAAACAGTATAGACAATCAGCTTAACAAAGCGGCAGAATCAGAAGCCAGTCACCTTATAGGCTTAAGAAGCAAAATAATTCAATTAAAATCTGATATATCAAACATCCAAACAGAGTTATCTGAAATAAAAGAAGCAAAAAGACGCATAGAAGCCGAGTTAGAAAGAGCAAGAAGATATGATCCTTGGAGTGCAAGACAGTTAGAGTTAGAGCTAAGACAGTTAAACGCTGAAGAAGAACACTTAAAAAAGGAACTTTCAAGGGTAGAACAAAACCTATCAACGGTTTTTGATAAGAGCGCTGTAATAGATTTCTTAGAAAATAAAATATCAATAGATGCTTTGGTAAAAACCGCTCTAAAGGAAAGCCACTACAAAGACCAACTTAAAGACATAGGAATATCTTTCGATAGATATCAAGACAAGGTATTAAAAAGATTTATTGGAAAAACCCCAGAGTTTGGATATGCTAAAAACCTTGAAAAGGTATTTGAAATAGCCCAAGAAAAAGCCGTAAGAGATGGTGTAGCGGAAGTATCACCGGCTCACCTTGTTTCAGCGCTTTTGGAAGCAAAAGATTTTATAGCAGCAAAACTTTTAGATCAAATTATAGGAGGTAAAAGCATGGACACAGAAAAAGAAATTCAAGAAGAAGAGAAGTCTATACTAGAACGCTATGGTGTAGACCTTACCCAAAAGGCAAGGGACGGAAAATTAGATCCAGTTATAGGGAGAGAGAAAGAAATAAACCAAACCATAGAAATATTGTTAAGACGTAGCAAAAACAATCCTGTTTTAGTAGGAGACCCTGGCGTTGGTAAAACGGCTATAGTAGAGGGTCTAGCCCAAAGGATAATAAACAAAGAAGTACCCCCAGAACTTCAAGATAAAAGCATCATAAGTATAGACATGGGTTCATTGGTAGCTGGCTCTAAGTATAGAGGAGAATTTGAAGAAAGGGTAAAAAAGCTTTTAGAAGAACTAAAAGAAAAACCAGAGGCAATACTTTTTATAGATGAAATCCACACTGTAATAGGAGCTGGAAAAGGTGAAGGATCGCTGGATGCCGGCAACATGCTAAAACCAGCGTTGGCCAGGGGTGAAATAAGACTAATAGGAGCTACCACCGTTGATGAATATAGAAAATATATAGAAAAAGACTTAGCCTTAGAAAGAAGATTTCAGCCAGTTTATGTAGACGAACCTACTATAGAAGAAGCTATAGAGATACTAAACGGCTTAAGACCAAAGCTAGAAGACTTTCACAAAGTAAAAATAGAAGATGATGCAATAGACGGTGCTGTAAAACTCACACACAGGTATGTAACTTTTAGAAAACTCCCAGATAAAGCAATAGATGCCCTAGATCAAGCTTGTGCTCGTAAAAAACTAGCATCTGTAAGCGTACCCCCAGAACTTCAAGAAATAGAAAGAAAGTTAAGAGCTTTAGAAGAGCAGATTATAAATGCAAACTTGTCTGGGGATTATGAAAAAGAAGCAGAGCTCAAGATTCAAAAGATTAACCTAGAAAAGCAAAAACAAGATATTATAAACAAGCTAGATATGGTAGATATGAAGATAAACCAGCTAAAGAAAAAGCTAGAAGAATTAGAACAACAGATTATAAAATTTGCTGAAAAAGGAGACTATGAGAAAGAGGCAGAGCTTAAGATAGAAATGGTAAACACAGAAAAAGAGATAAAAGCTTTAGAGTCCAAAAGAGCAAAAACTTTAAGTGTAACATCAGACGATATAGCCCAGGTGGTCTCAGACTGGACTGGTATACCTCTTAACAAATTAAAAGAAGAAGAAATGGAAAAGCTACTACACTTAGAAGAAGAGCTACACAAGAGAGTTATAGGACAAGATGACGCCGTGGTAGCTGTAGCAGAAGCCATAAGAAGAGCAAGAGCAGGCTTGAAAGATCCAAAACGCCCAATAGCTTCTTTCTTGTTCTTAGGGCCCACGGGTGTAGGTAAAACTGAGCTATCAAAAGCTTTGGCTGAACTTTTATTTGGAGAAGAAGACGCGCTTATAAGGCTTGACATGTCAGAATTTAAAGAAGAGCATACTGTATCAAAGCTTATAGGTGCACCTCCTGGATACGTAGGATACGAAGAAGGGGGCAAATTGACAGAAGCAGTTAGAAGAAAACCCTACAGCGTAATACTTCTAGACGAAATAGAAAAAGCCCACCCAAGAGTATTTGACTTATTCTTGCAAGTGCTTGATGACGGAAGGTTGACTGATTCTCATGGGAGAACTGTAGATTTTAGAAACACCGTTATTATTATGACTTCTAATATAGGTAGCACATATCTTCTAACGTTGCCTTTGGAAGGGGATTCTGAAGAGATAAAGAAAGAGTTTGAAAAAGCTAAAGAAAAGGTGTTAGGAGAGCTAAAGCATTTCTTTAGACCTGAGTTTCTAAATAGAATAGACGATATAATCGTATTCAAACCTCTTACCATGGAGCAACTCATACAAATAGTAGACTTGTTGTTAGAAGATCTAAACAAACGTCTAAAGGACAAAGGCATAAAATTAGAGCTCACTTTAGAAGCCAAAAAAGAGCTTGCCAGAAGAGGGTATGAGCCAGCTTTCGGTGCAAGACCTTTAAAACGTACAGTACAAAAACTGTTAGAAACACCTTTAGCCAACAAGATGATAAAAGATGAGATAAAAGAAAACTCTACTGTAAAAGTAGATATAAAAGACGGAGAGTTTGTGTTTGAAACTACCTAACAAATATTTCTGATAACGGCGGGAGAATAACCCGCCATTTTTTGCTATAATACTCCAATGAAAAAGCCAGAGATACTATCTCCAGTAGGTCATTTTGAAGGATTGATGTCCGCAATAAAAGCCGGTGCTGATGCTGTATACATGGGACTTGAAAAACTAAATCAAAGAGCTGGAAAAGGTGGTTTTTCAAAAGAAGATATAAAAGAAATTAGACTTATAACCAAAGACCATGGTATAAGGCAATATATAACGCTAAATTCTATAGTGTTTGATGAAGATTTACCTTATTTGGAAGATGTACTTGATTTTTTAAAAGAAATAGAAGTTGATGCGGTTATAGCTTGGGATTTCTCGGTAGTACTTGGAAGTATAAAAAGAGGTTTAGAAACACATATCTCCACAATGGCATCGGTATCAAACCACATATCTGGTAAATTCTATAAAGAACTTGGCGTAAAACGAATAGTCCCGGCAAAGGAGTTAGATTTAAACTCCATTAAAAGCTTAAAACAAAATACCGGATTAGAAGTAGAGGTTTTCGTACATGGATCTATGTGTATGGCTGTATCCGGTAGATGTTTTTTGAGCCATGAGGTTTTTCAAAAATCCGGAAACAGAGGAGAGTGCTATCAAGTCTGTAGACACGAGTTTGACATAAAGGTAATATCGAAAAACTCCGGCACAGAGTATTACCTTGGTAGCGACTATGTTATGTCAGCCAAAGATCTTCTTACTATAAACTTTGCGGATAAGCTTATGTGGGCAGACGCTTGGAAGATAGAAGGAAGAAACAAAAACCCAGATTATGTTTATATGACCACAAAAGCTTACAGAGAAGCCAGAGAACGTATATTAAACAACGAGTGGACCCAAAAAGGCTATCAAGACCTTATAGATATGTTAGAAAGAGTATACCATAGGGAATGGGACGGTGGTTTTTACTTTGGTGAGGCTTCCTTTGGTATAAACTCATCTATAGCAAAAGAAGAAAAGATATACGTAGGGGATGTTGTAAAATTTTATCCCAAGGCTTCTGTGGCAGAGGTAAAAGTAGTAGCACATCCTTTAAAAGTAGGCGATACCATACATATAATAGGAGAAACCACAGGCCTTGTAAGACAGAAAGTAGAATCAATGGAGATAGAAAATCAACGCATAGATCAAGCAGAAAAAGGCACAGCTATAGGTTTAAAAGTGAACGAAAAAGTAAGAGAAAAAGATAAAGTTTATATTGTAAAAGAAAAATAGTATAATATTTTTTATGAAAGAGTACGCTTTAGAAATAGCAACAAAAGCAAAAGCTGTATTACCCAAACTTTCAAGTTTAAACCCGGCTGTGAAAAATTCTATTCTTATAAGAGTATCTCAGCTTTTAAAAGAAAACAAAGAGCTAATCCAAAAAGAAAACGAAAAAGACATAGAGTTTGCAAAGTCCATAAATCTTTCAAAGGCAATGATAGATAGGCTTAAAGTGGGAGAAAAACAAATAAACGGTATGATAAAGATATTGGAGGATGTGGCAAAGCTAAAAGATCCAGTGGGCGAAATAACCTCTATGTGGACGGTAGATAACGGCCTTAAAATAGGTAGAATGAGAGTTCCCCTTGGAGTTATTTTTATAATATACGAATCAAGGCCAAACGTTACCATAGAAGCAGCTAGTTTGTGCTTTAAATCTTCCAATGCCGTTATCCTAAGAGGTGGTAAAGAAGCTATTCACACAAACAAAATACTTTCAGATCTGTTTAGACAAGCTATAAGAGAGCATGTAGAGGGTTTAGAAGATGCCGTTTGCTTTGTAGATAAAAGGGAAAGAGAGATAGTTACAGAGCTTTTACAGCTAGAGGGTTTAGTAGACGTAGCTATACCAAGAGGAGGGGAAAGTCTTATAAAGGCTGTATCAGAAACTGCCAAAATATCTGTTATAAAACATTACAAAGGTGTTTGCAGTATATATGTAGACAACGAAGCAGATCTTAAAAAAGCTTACAATATCGTATACAATGCAAAGGTACAAAGGCCATCAGTTTGCAACGCCATAGAAAACCTTGTTATACATAAAGATCTCTTACAAGATTTTTGGCCAAAAATGGCTATGGTGCTTTTAGAAAGCGATGTTGAACTAAGATGCGATGAAGATAGCTATGAAATATTGCAAAATAAGGATTTTGATTCTTTTAAAAGCAAAATAAAAAAAGCAACTGAAAAAGATTACTACGAAGAATTTTTAGATCTCATATTGGCTGTTAAAACGGTAAATTCTTTGGAAGAGGCAATGCAGTTTATAGAAAAATATGGTTCTAAGCATTCTGATGCCATTATCACCGAGAACCATACAAAAGCTATGAGGTTTTTGCAAGAAGTGGATTCGGCAGCAGTTTACGTAAACGCTTCTACAAGGTTTACAGATGGCAACGAGTTTGGCTTAGGGGCTGAGATGGGTATTTCTACAGACAAAATCCATGCAAGAGGACCGATGGCTTTAAGAGAGCTTACCATAGAAAAATTTATAATCTTTGGAAACGGGCAACTAAGAGAAAATGTAGGCATACCAAAGGAACTAAAGGAAAAGCTTCAAATAGATTAATTTAGTTTTTAGGATTTTGATGTTGTAAAACAAAAGCTTCTACGTTTTTCAAATAGCAAGCTTTGATAGAATTTGTATAATATATAAATTTTGTTAGCTTGTCTATGCTCAACGGGTTTTGCAAACATAGTTTTATAACATCCAATACATTTTTCTTATCCACCCTAAAGCCAATATCCATTTTTCCTAAGATGGCAGCTACATCTTTTATTTTATCTATATACTCTCCGTAAAGAGAATAAGAACAAAAACCAATTGGCTCCACTATATTATGCCCACCATAACCTTTTACAAAAGATCCGCCCACTATACTAACGATGGCTCTTTTATAATATTCTTTCAACTCACCAAGCGTATCCAAAACCACTACCCTTGAGTGTTTTTTTTGAGTTTTAAGATAGGCATCTATACTATTTTGTTTTAAAAACTTTAACACTTCAGAAGCTCTATCTACATGCCTTGGAGCCAAGATAACGTTGTAATCTGTAGATTTTATTATCCACTTTACGGCATCTAGTAAAATCTCTTCTTCTTTTTCGTGGGTACTTCCTATTACTATGCTATCTTTTTTTATATGCTCACACTTTACATCGATACAGAGTTTTAGATTACCACATAAAAGTATATTTTTGTTTATAGTATTTAAAAGCTCAAAACTATTTTCATCTTTTGGCAAAATTTTGTCAAAAAATCTTATCAAAAACCTTTCAAGCATATTTTTAGGAGCCCTTGCATTTAAAAGCATTTTTGGTATATCTGATTTTATTAGAAACGGCCAAAACTCTTTTTCCACAGTGATAAGACAGCAAGGTTTTGCGTTGGCTATAAATTTATTCCATATTATCGGCAAATCCAAAGGCAATGGTAGCGTAGGATAATTCAAATTTAAAAAGAAGCGTTTAGCTCTTGGAGAAAAGTATGTTATAAATACAGGAAATTTAGAGCTAATATGCTCTATTATAAACTTAACGCTGTTGAACTCACCAACGCTTGCGGTATGAAACCAAACGGCATTCCTGGGTAAGTTTACATCTTCTATTAAAAGCCTTTTCGAAAGCTCTAATGTCAATTAGCTATCTATTTCTCCAGCTATAAATTTGTTAACAAGTTCTTTAGCTTTATAGTCTGGGTATTGTATAGGTGGGTGCTTCATAGTATAAGCACTAATAGAATGAAGTGGACCGGCTATACCTCTATCTCTTGCAAGTTTTGCGCATCTTATAGCGTCTACGGCAGAGCCAGCACTATTTGGTGAGTCTTCTACATCAAGCCTTGCTTCTACATGCATGGGCACATCCCCAAAAAGCCTACCCTCCATTCTTATATAAGCAACTTTCCTATCTTTTAACCAAGGTACCCAATCAGAAGGTCCTATATGTATGTTGCCATATCCTAAATCGTAATCTATAATAGAGCTAACAGCTTTTGTTTTAGATTCTTTTTTGGTATCAAGCCTTTTCCTTTCTAACATATTTAAAAAGTCTGTATTACCACCGACGTTTAATTGATATGTTTTATCTATCTTTACACCCCTATCTTTAAAAAGTTGAACTATTGTTCTATGGAATATAGTAGCTCCAAGTTGAGATTTTATATCATCCCCTACTGCCGGTATACCTGCATCTCTAAAACGCTTGGCCCATTCGTTATCAGAAACTATAAAGGTAGGCATAGCATTTATAAAAGCAACACCAGCTTTAAGAGCACATTCAGCATAAAATCTAGCAGCTTGTTCTGAACCAACAGGCACATAGTTTATTAACACATCTGCTTTGGTTTCTTTTAACACACTTACTATTGTATCCATATCGTCTTCTTTTTCATCGGCTTTTATAAAAGTAAGATCTTCCGGATAATTTGACATGTGTTCTGCTAAACCATCTAAGACTTTGCCCATTCTAACTTTACAGCCTAGATTTGGCACATTTGGCTCAAAAATTGCAGTGCAATTTGGTTTTTCGTAAATGGCTTCCGAAACATCCTTGCCAACTTTCCTTTTGTCTATATCCCAAGCAGCTACAACCTGTATATCGTAAGGCTTGTATCCCCCAATATCATCGTACATAAGCCCGCTTACGTCTTTTAAATTATTTTTCTTGTAGTAAAATATGCCTTGTATAAGAGCACTAGCACAATTTCCCACTCCAACTACAGCAAGCTTTATCATGGTCAACCACCGCCGTATTCTGATTGTTCTATTTCCATCATGAAATCTTCCACGTAATGAGTGATTTGATCAAACAACTCTTGGTCTGGAAGATCAAAATAATAATCAAAAAGCTCTATTCTTCTCTCGTGACATTTATTATCTTCTAAGCAAAATTTTACCAAAACCAAGGGTCTTTCACAGTCGGGACAGCAATCATTCCCAGGCATACAAAGTTCCACTATCGTTTCTACCTGGTCAAAGCTGCTACTCAAAAACTCCTCTAGCCTCTTAAGCTTATCTAAGTGCTCTTTCCATTTTTTCATACCTAATATTTTAGCATACCTAATTTTGTTGTATATATCTTTTATCTGTTTCATAGTAAACTCTTTACTATCTGAATTGTCGATAACAAAATCTGCATATTTTATTTTTTCTTCTATTGGCATTTGCCTTGATAATCTTTTTTCTATCTGTTCTTCCGTATAACCTTTTTCGATAAGCCTTTTTTTTGAGATTTCCTTGTCAGCATAAACCACTATCACAATATCGTAATCTTTGTAAGTACCATTTTCTACAACAAGAGAAGCCTCTAATGCAAACATATCACAATCTAAATTTTTTATTAAATTATCTAAATATTCATAAAGGGCTTTATGCACTATCTTTTCTAAAGACAACAACTTTTGTTTATCATCAAAAACAATATCTGCAACTTTTTTTCTGTCTATATTTCCATCCTTTAATATGCCTTCTCCCAAAAGCTTTACAACATCGTGCTTTAACTTTTCATCGTTTTTGTAAAGTTCATGGATTATGGCATCCGCATCGTAAACACAAACCCCTAAGCTTTTAAATAAAGACGATATAAAAGATTTGCCCACACCAAAATTTCCAGTAATAGCTATTTTTATCACTTTTTCTTCTTTCTTATCCTTATTGCATCTGGTGTAACTTCTATAAGCTCATCTTGAGTAATCCACTCCATCGCTTGCTCAAAGTTCATTTTTTTAGGAGGGGTGAGTCTTACATACTCTTCTGCAGCAGCAGCTCTGTTGTTGGTTAGTTTTTTTTCTTTGGTTATATTTACATAAAGATCGTTATCTTTGTTGTGCTCTCCTATAACCATACCTTCGTAAACTTCTGTGCCTGGCTCTATAAAAAATATCCCTCTATCTTCAAGTCCAAGCAAAGCATAAGGAGTAGCCACACCTTTTCTATCTGCTACTATTGCCCCGTTTATACGGCTTTTAATATCACCCTGCCAAGGTTCATAGCCTTCTAAAACCGTATTTATAAGACCTTCCCCTCTTGTATCAGTTTTAAACTCAGATCTATATCCTATTAAACCTCTAGAAGGCACTATAAATTCTAACCTCACTCTACCAAAACCGTGGTTTACCATATTCACCATACGCCCTTTTCTAGAACCAAGCTTTTGAGATACTATTCCTATATGTTCTTCTGGTATGTCTAAAATAACCCTTTCTATAGGTTCTAACGTTTTACCGTTTTCTTCTAACGTTACAACATCTGGTTTTGACACTTGGAATTCATAACCTTCCCTTCTCATAGTTTCTACTAAAATAGCCATTTGAAGCTCACCTCTTCCTATAACCAAAAAAGAATCTGTAGAATCTGTATCTTTTACCTTTATAGCCACATTCATCAAAGTTTCTTTGTAAAGTCTATCTCTTAGATGCCTTGATGTAACGTATTTTCCAGATCTTCCCGCAAAAGGAGAATCGTTTACAGAAAATGTCATGAATATAGTGGGTTCTTCAACTTTTATAGAAGGTAAGGGTACAGGATTTTCCACATCTGAAATAGTTTGACCTATGTTGATATCATCAAAACCAGCTACAGCCACTATATCACCAGCAAAGACCTCTTTTGTTTCCATTCTCTTCAGACCTTCTATCGTATATATGGCTTTTACAAAACCGCTCCTAACAACACCTTCTTCTGGTGAGACTATGGATACTTGTTGATTTTGTCTTAGTGAACCGTTTTGTATACGCCCTATGGCCAATCTTCCTAAGAAATTATCGTAATCTAAAGATGCCACTAAAAGCTGTAAAACTTGATTTTCATCGTATTTTGGAGCTGGAATAGTATTTATAATGGCTTCAAACAAAGGCTCTAAAGAAGATGATTCTTCTTCTAAAGAAAGTTTAGCTATACCTTTTTTGGCTATGGCGTATAAAACTGGAAAATCAAGCTGATCTTCCGTAGCATCAAGGTCTATGAAAAGATCGTATATTTCGTTTAAAACCTCTTGCGGTCTTGCATCCTGCCTGTCTATTTTATTTATTACCACTATCGGTGTTAGCTTTGCTTCAAGAGCTTTTCTCAACACAAACCTAGTTTGAGGAAGAGGTCCTTCTGCAGCATCCACAAGCAATATAACACCATCTACCATATTTAGGATGCGCTCTACTTCACCACCAAAATCGGCGTGCCCAGGAGTGTCCACTATATTTATCTTTATATCTTTATAGTTCACAGAGGTGTTTTTTGCTAAAATCGTAATACCTCTTTCTCTCTCAAGCGCATTGCTATCTAAAATACGCTCTTGCACCTCCTCATTTTGTCTAAAAGTGCCACTTTGTTTTAGAAGTGCATCCACCAATGTGGTTTTACCATGGTCTACGTGAGCAATAATTGCTACATTCCTAATATCTTCTCTAATCTTCATCTATCATCCTTCAAGCGTTCATCGCTTTTAAAAATTCTTGATTCGTTTTAAACTTTTTGAGCTTATCAAGTAAAAACTCCATCGCTTCTACGTCATCCATAGAAGAGAAGAATTTTCTAAGAACCCAGATACGCTGCAACTCCCAATCCGATAAAAGTAGCTCTTCTTTTCTTGTGCCGGATTTGCTTATATTTATAGCTGGGAATATACGTTTCTCTGTCAGCCTTCTATCAAGGTGCACTTCCATATTACCTGTACCTTTAAACTCTTCATATATAACATCATCCATACGAGAACCAGTTTCTATTAGCGCTGTAGCTATGATGGTTAGACTTCCACCATCTTCTATATTTCTAGCGGCTCCAAAGAATTTCTTGGGTCTTTGTAAAGCTGTAGCTTCTATACCACCTGAAAGCACCCTGCCTGTTGGTGGTGTTACGGCATTGGAAGCTCTTGCAAACCTTGTCATAGAATCAAGAAGTATTACCACGTCGTTTCCAAGCTCCACAAGTCTTTTGGCTTTTTCTATAACAAGCTCAGCCACCTGCATATGTCTTTCTGGTGGCTCGTCAAAGGTAGAGGCTATAACCTCTGGTTCATGATCGGCATTGTCTGCATTTGACATCACTATACGCCTCATCTCAGTAACTTCTTCCGGTCTTTCATCTATCAGTAAAATAATTAAGTATACTTCTGGGTGGTTGGTAAGAATAGCCTTTGACAAACGTTGAAGAATAACGGTTTTACCAGCTTTTGGCGGTGCTACAATAAGCCCTCTTTGACCTTTACCTATAGGACTAACCAAACTAAGCACCCTTGTGGCATAGTCTGATGGATTGTATTCTATATTAAGGCGCTCCGTAGGATGGTACGGCACCAACTTATCAAAAGACGATCTACTTCTTAGCTCCAAAGAACCTATAGGCAATCCGTTTACAGACTCTATCTTTATAAGAGCGTAATATTTTTCATTGTCTTTTGGTGGTCTTGAAAAGCCTATTATAGTATCACCAGTCCTTAAATATAGTTTTTTTATCTGAGACGGAGATACATATATATCATCTGGGTTTGGCATGTAGTTATTGTTTGAGCTTCTTAAAAATCCATATCCATCTTGCAAAACTTCTAGTACTCCTCTTACAAACCTTAAACCCTTTGTTTTACCGTAAGCTTCAAGAATATTCTCTATGAGCTCTTCTTTTCTTATACCGGTGATCCTTTTCAAATCAAACTCTTTACCGAGTTTTTGTAACTCGGATATTGTCATTTTTTTAAGTTCCTCTAGCGATAGCTCTTTGTTAGTTTCTTTGGTTGTAATGTCTTGTTCCATAATCAATCCCACCTAATTAAACGCTGGTATTTTTATAGCGGGTTTATGGCCATCCAGCTCCCGCTTATGGCCTATTGAAATATCATTTTCCAATACAAAATGTAGAAAATATCTCATCCAAAACGTCTTCATCTTTAATAAGTCCAAGAATTTCCTCAAGATAATCTAGAGCCTCCCTTATATAAAGCATCATAACTTCTGTTTTATTTTGCAAAACAGCTTCTTTCAATGACTCTAAAGCTTTAGCTACCAAAAACTTATTCCTTTTTGAAACATAAATACCATCATCGGCTAAATCCAACATATGTAAAACTTTATTTTTCAAGTATTCAACATTTTCTTGGTTTCTTATAGAAATAATTATAGCATTATTTTTGAAAAAATCAAGAGTTTTGCTATTTATCCCCAAATCACTTTTATTTAAAGCAACCAGAGTATTTAGGTTTTTAACAATATCATAAATAAAGTAATCTTCTTCTTCAAGATCTTTAGAACCATCCACCACAAACAGCACAACATGAGCTTCTTTCATATGTTCAATCGCTATGTTTATACCTTCTCTTTCTATTGGATTGTCAGTTTTCCTAATACCAGCTGTATCAACAAGTTTGACAGGGAAACCATTTATTTCAAGCCTATCCTCTATATAATCTCTCGTAGTCCCAGGTATATCAGACACTATAGCCCTTCTTTTTTGTAAAAGCGTATTAAACAATGAAGACTTACCAACGTTTGGTTTACCTACTATAGCTACTTTTATACCATCGTATAAATAAGATTGTTCTTTTAGCTTTTTATGAAACTCTTCCAACCTACAAATTAGATCATTGATTTCTTTTTTTATCTCATTTACATCAAGGGGTTGTATATCCTCATAACCAAACTCTATATCTGCTTCTATGTTAGCAATGATCCTTATAAACTCTTTTCTTAGTCCTTCAATAAAAGAAGAGAATTTACCTTTTAACATGTTTAAAGCATTTTCTAAAGCCTTTTCAGTATTGGCACTTATTAAAAGCTCAACACTTGAAGCTTCATCCAAGGTCATTTTGCCATTTAAAAATGCTCTTTTTGTAAACTCTCCAGGTGAAGCAAAGGAGCACCCGTAATCTACAAGCGTTTCTATAGCTTTTTCTATAATAATAGGATTTCCGTGAAAGAAGATTTCAAGCATATCCTCTCCGGTATAAGAACGAGGAGCCTTGTAGTATATAGCTATAACATCGTCAAGTTCTTTATTGTTTACATAAAAAGATGTACGATAGGCATACCTTGGCTTTGGATTTTCAATGTGCAAAAATCTATTAGCTATATCTATGCAGTTGAAGCCAGATAACCTCAATATAGAAATAGCCGATTTTAAAACAGGAGTTGCCGGAGCTACAATAGTATTATTCATAAAAACCTAAAGGGAGGATGACGGGGGTCGAACCCGCGACATAGGGATCCACAATCCCTCGCTCTGCCAGTTGAGCTACATCCTCCTAAAGAGAGTTTCAAAAACTGGGGTGCCTGGATTCGAACCAGGAACCCTCGGATCCAAAATCCGATGCTCTGCCAGTTGAGCTACACCCCATGAGAATATTTATTATAGCAAAATTTATTTGGAAAATCAAGGATTATCTAAAATTAAAAGAAGAACCACATTTACAGGACTGCTTTATGTTTGGGTTGTTGAATATAAAATTGTTGGTTTTCATAAGATTTTCTATATAGTCTAGTTCCGTGCCCTTTAGATAATCGTAAGAGTATTTGTCTATAGCAAGCTTAAAATCGCCGTAATCTATTACTATATCGCTGTCTTTTACAGCGTTATCAAATTCGGTATAATATTTATACCCTGCGCATCCTTCTTCTATAAGGCTTACTCTAAAAACCGGGTTTGTAAGCTGTTTTTTAGCGGCCAGTTTCTTAATGGCCTTTATAGCTCTATCTGTCAATGTAAATTCTACCATAGTTTTCATACCATTACCTCCTTCAAGGTGTTTATTCTAATATACTTATAAATTTAATTTT
Proteins encoded in this region:
- a CDS encoding AAA family ATPase; the encoded protein is MYSENMWSKKLKDYVEQASSIARSLGDTKVDTDHLLLALLKDPDSSLSKYISKKGIDSKELYQKLREHINSIDNQLNKAAESEASHLIGLRSKIIQLKSDISNIQTELSEIKEAKRRIEAELERARRYDPWSARQLELELRQLNAEEEHLKKELSRVEQNLSTVFDKSAVIDFLENKISIDALVKTALKESHYKDQLKDIGISFDRYQDKVLKRFIGKTPEFGYAKNLEKVFEIAQEKAVRDGVAEVSPAHLVSALLEAKDFIAAKLLDQIIGGKSMDTEKEIQEEEKSILERYGVDLTQKARDGKLDPVIGREKEINQTIEILLRRSKNNPVLVGDPGVGKTAIVEGLAQRIINKEVPPELQDKSIISIDMGSLVAGSKYRGEFEERVKKLLEELKEKPEAILFIDEIHTVIGAGKGEGSLDAGNMLKPALARGEIRLIGATTVDEYRKYIEKDLALERRFQPVYVDEPTIEEAIEILNGLRPKLEDFHKVKIEDDAIDGAVKLTHRYVTFRKLPDKAIDALDQACARKKLASVSVPPELQEIERKLRALEEQIINANLSGDYEKEAELKIQKINLEKQKQDIINKLDMVDMKINQLKKKLEELEQQIIKFAEKGDYEKEAELKIEMVNTEKEIKALESKRAKTLSVTSDDIAQVVSDWTGIPLNKLKEEEMEKLLHLEEELHKRVIGQDDAVVAVAEAIRRARAGLKDPKRPIASFLFLGPTGVGKTELSKALAELLFGEEDALIRLDMSEFKEEHTVSKLIGAPPGYVGYEEGGKLTEAVRRKPYSVILLDEIEKAHPRVFDLFLQVLDDGRLTDSHGRTVDFRNTVIIMTSNIGSTYLLTLPLEGDSEEIKKEFEKAKEKVLGELKHFFRPEFLNRIDDIIVFKPLTMEQLIQIVDLLLEDLNKRLKDKGIKLELTLEAKKELARRGYEPAFGARPLKRTVQKLLETPLANKMIKDEIKENSTVKVDIKDGEFVFETT
- a CDS encoding peptidase U32 family protein, with the translated sequence MKKPEILSPVGHFEGLMSAIKAGADAVYMGLEKLNQRAGKGGFSKEDIKEIRLITKDHGIRQYITLNSIVFDEDLPYLEDVLDFLKEIEVDAVIAWDFSVVLGSIKRGLETHISTMASVSNHISGKFYKELGVKRIVPAKELDLNSIKSLKQNTGLEVEVFVHGSMCMAVSGRCFLSHEVFQKSGNRGECYQVCRHEFDIKVISKNSGTEYYLGSDYVMSAKDLLTINFADKLMWADAWKIEGRNKNPDYVYMTTKAYREARERILNNEWTQKGYQDLIDMLERVYHREWDGGFYFGEASFGINSSIAKEEKIYVGDVVKFYPKASVAEVKVVAHPLKVGDTIHIIGETTGLVRQKVESMEIENQRIDQAEKGTAIGLKVNEKVREKDKVYIVKEK
- a CDS encoding glutamate-5-semialdehyde dehydrogenase, whose product is MKEYALEIATKAKAVLPKLSSLNPAVKNSILIRVSQLLKENKELIQKENEKDIEFAKSINLSKAMIDRLKVGEKQINGMIKILEDVAKLKDPVGEITSMWTVDNGLKIGRMRVPLGVIFIIYESRPNVTIEAASLCFKSSNAVILRGGKEAIHTNKILSDLFRQAIREHVEGLEDAVCFVDKREREIVTELLQLEGLVDVAIPRGGESLIKAVSETAKISVIKHYKGVCSIYVDNEADLKKAYNIVYNAKVQRPSVCNAIENLVIHKDLLQDFWPKMAMVLLESDVELRCDEDSYEILQNKDFDSFKSKIKKATEKDYYEEFLDLILAVKTVNSLEEAMQFIEKYGSKHSDAIITENHTKAMRFLQEVDSAAVYVNASTRFTDGNEFGLGAEMGISTDKIHARGPMALRELTIEKFIIFGNGQLRENVGIPKELKEKLQID
- a CDS encoding glycosyltransferase N-terminal domain-containing protein, producing the protein MTLELSKRLLIEDVNLPRNAVWFHTASVGEFNSVKFIIEHISSKFPVFITYFSPRAKRFFLNLNYPTLPLPLDLPIIWNKFIANAKPCCLITVEKEFWPFLIKSDIPKMLLNARAPKNMLERFLIRFFDKILPKDENSFELLNTINKNILLCGNLKLCIDVKCEHIKKDSIVIGSTHEKEEEILLDAVKWIIKSTDYNVILAPRHVDRASEVLKFLKQNSIDAYLKTQKKHSRVVVLDTLGELKEYYKRAIVSIVGGSFVKGYGGHNIVEPIGFCSYSLYGEYIDKIKDVAAILGKMDIGFRVDKKNVLDVIKLCLQNPLSIDKLTKFIYYTNSIKACYLKNVEAFVLQHQNPKN